One genomic window of Polaromonas sp. SP1 includes the following:
- a CDS encoding NUDIX hydrolase has translation MNTRWKPSVTVAAVIEKTIDGVSKFLLVEEETRDGLKLNNPAGHLDPGESPIQGCARETLEETAFHFKPTEIVGVYLSRFERAVPGQDEPMDITYLRFAFCGELGEHVAGQALDEGIVRTVWLTADEIRASVPMHRSPLLLTCMEDYLAGKRYPMALVTTDPSVYQPRG, from the coding sequence ATGAATACACGATGGAAACCCAGCGTCACGGTCGCTGCGGTGATAGAAAAAACGATAGACGGCGTCTCGAAATTCCTGCTGGTCGAGGAGGAAACCCGGGACGGCCTGAAGCTCAACAACCCCGCCGGCCACCTGGATCCGGGCGAAAGCCCGATACAGGGCTGCGCCCGCGAGACGCTGGAAGAAACCGCCTTTCACTTCAAGCCGACCGAGATCGTCGGTGTGTACCTGTCCCGCTTCGAGCGCGCCGTGCCCGGGCAGGACGAGCCGATGGACATTACCTACCTGCGTTTTGCCTTTTGCGGCGAACTCGGTGAGCACGTGGCCGGCCAGGCGCTGGACGAAGGCATCGTGCGCACCGTGTGGCTCACGGCCGACGAAATCCGGGCCAGCGTCCCCATGCACCGCAGCCCCTTGCTGCTGACCTGCATGGAAGACTACCTGGCGGGCAAGCGCTACCCGATGGCGCTGGTGACGACCGACCCCAGCGTGTACCAGCCCCGGGGCTGA
- the mnmA gene encoding tRNA 2-thiouridine(34) synthase MnmA, whose protein sequence is MANKGTSAQRIVVGLSGGVDSAVTAHLLKQQGHEVIGIFMKNWEDDDDSEFCSSNIDFVDAAAVADVIGIEIEHVNFAADYKDRVFAEFLREYQAGRTPNPDILCNAEIKFKAFLDHAMRLGAEKIATGHYARVRHNEATGLHELLKGLDPAKDQSYFLHRLNQAQLAKTLFPVGELHKTEVRRIADEIGLPNAKKKDSTGICFIGERPFREFLNRYIAKEPGPIKNDKGRVLGEHVGLSFYTLGQRQGLGIGGVKAKGAELKAAQARGQRGVGEHEPWFVARKDLDTNTLWVVQGHEHPWLQSTVLQAQDCSWVAGHAPAPGAMAAKARYRQADAACVLSSGAGATCELTFTDAQWAVTPGQSAVLYQGGVCLGGGVIAASNVQNLPAAPVKAVSPDFKRNQALAQ, encoded by the coding sequence ATGGCTAATAAAGGCACATCCGCGCAGCGGATCGTTGTGGGTTTGAGCGGAGGCGTGGACTCCGCGGTGACCGCGCACCTGCTCAAACAGCAGGGCCACGAGGTCATCGGCATCTTCATGAAGAACTGGGAAGATGACGACGACAGCGAGTTCTGCTCATCCAACATCGATTTTGTCGACGCCGCTGCGGTGGCCGACGTGATCGGCATCGAGATCGAGCACGTCAACTTCGCCGCCGACTACAAAGACCGCGTGTTTGCCGAGTTCCTGCGCGAATACCAGGCCGGCCGCACGCCCAACCCCGACATCCTGTGCAACGCCGAGATCAAGTTCAAGGCGTTTTTAGACCACGCGATGCGCCTGGGCGCCGAAAAAATCGCCACCGGGCACTATGCGCGGGTGCGCCACAACGAAGCCACCGGCCTGCACGAGCTGCTCAAGGGCCTGGACCCGGCCAAAGACCAGAGCTACTTTTTGCACCGCCTGAACCAGGCGCAGTTGGCCAAAACGCTGTTCCCCGTGGGCGAGTTGCACAAGACCGAAGTGCGCCGCATCGCCGACGAGATCGGCCTGCCGAACGCGAAGAAAAAAGACTCCACCGGCATTTGTTTTATCGGTGAGCGGCCCTTCCGCGAGTTTTTGAACCGCTACATCGCCAAGGAACCCGGCCCCATCAAGAACGACAAGGGCCGCGTGCTGGGTGAGCATGTCGGTTTGTCGTTCTACACGCTGGGCCAGCGCCAGGGCCTGGGCATTGGCGGCGTGAAGGCCAAAGGCGCCGAACTCAAGGCGGCGCAGGCGCGCGGCCAACGCGGCGTTGGCGAGCACGAACCGTGGTTTGTGGCGCGCAAGGACCTGGACACCAACACCCTGTGGGTGGTGCAAGGCCATGAGCACCCGTGGCTGCAATCGACCGTGTTGCAGGCGCAGGACTGCAGCTGGGTGGCCGGCCACGCACCGGCGCCCGGCGCCATGGCGGCCAAGGCGCGCTACCGGCAGGCCGACGCGGCGTGCGTGTTGAGCAGCGGCGCAGGCGCCACCTGCGAGCTGACGTTTACCGATGCCCAATGGGCGGTCACGCCGGGGCAGTCGGCCGTGCTGTACCAGGGCGGTGTGTGCCTGGGCGGCGGTGTGATTGCCGCCAGCAATGTGCAGAACCTGCCGGCCGCGCCGGTCAAGGCGGTCTCGCCTGATTTCAAGCGAAATCAGGCTCTAGCCCAATAA
- a CDS encoding MipA/OmpV family protein, with the protein MMNLTFSPRRLLVGSTLALGSLCALFAVSPALAGGNTEPLTDILSAPGSAGLGLVTRIERSPYKDAGTRYDLLPLYLYEGERLFLHANRGGVKLLNGTEQRLDLFIEQRLEGFPTERLPASLAGMSPRDSGIDLGLAYRWRQPWGTLQAELVHDISNTYKGNEVRLGYTYDWRSGPWMLRPNITVSMRDARLNNYYYGVQPGEATPGRPAYAPGSGIQTSIGLYGSYDLTQRWRLLAGVSATMLDSKTKDSPIVQKGVLPAVYLGAAYDFGGHKREWAEDSSPTYFKLLYGKSTEDGCHLAKIITAQCLSTAKTNSTSITGIQVGKPFLNNVNGWPLDFIGYVGLTHHNERGLQANGVQLDLFMKAVYSGFPWSDRVKTRLGLGVGVSMAQRAPYIESSSLAANGKSPSRMLNFLDPTIDVSLGDLIGYRPLKETYIGFGVSHRSGIFGTSRLLGNVNGGSNYIYTYVESAL; encoded by the coding sequence ATGATGAATCTCACCTTCTCGCCGCGCCGCCTCCTTGTGGGCTCCACCCTTGCGCTGGGCAGCCTTTGCGCCCTTTTCGCGGTATCGCCGGCCCTGGCGGGCGGCAACACCGAGCCGCTCACCGACATCCTCTCGGCGCCCGGCAGCGCCGGCCTGGGCCTGGTGACGCGGATCGAGCGCTCGCCCTACAAGGATGCGGGCACCCGCTACGACCTGCTGCCGCTGTACCTGTATGAGGGCGAGCGGCTTTTCCTGCATGCCAACCGCGGCGGCGTGAAGCTGCTCAACGGCACCGAGCAGCGGCTGGACCTTTTTATCGAGCAGCGCCTGGAGGGCTTTCCGACCGAGCGGCTGCCCGCCAGCCTGGCCGGCATGTCGCCGCGCGATTCGGGCATCGACCTGGGCCTGGCTTACCGCTGGCGCCAGCCCTGGGGCACGCTGCAGGCCGAGCTGGTGCATGACATCAGCAACACCTACAAGGGCAACGAGGTCCGCCTGGGCTACACCTACGACTGGCGCTCAGGCCCGTGGATGCTGCGGCCCAACATCACCGTGTCCATGCGCGACGCCAGGCTCAACAACTATTACTACGGCGTGCAGCCCGGCGAGGCGACACCGGGCCGGCCCGCGTATGCGCCGGGCTCCGGCATTCAGACCTCCATCGGCCTGTATGGCTCTTACGACCTGACGCAGCGCTGGCGCCTGCTGGCCGGCGTGTCGGCCACCATGCTGGACAGCAAGACCAAGGACAGCCCCATCGTGCAAAAAGGCGTGCTGCCCGCGGTGTACCTGGGCGCGGCGTATGACTTCGGCGGCCACAAGCGCGAATGGGCCGAAGACAGCTCGCCCACCTACTTCAAGCTGCTGTACGGCAAATCGACCGAGGACGGCTGCCACCTGGCCAAGATCATCACGGCGCAGTGCCTCTCCACCGCCAAAACCAATTCGACCAGCATCACCGGCATCCAGGTGGGCAAGCCCTTCCTGAACAACGTCAACGGCTGGCCGCTGGACTTCATCGGCTATGTGGGCCTGACGCACCACAACGAGCGCGGCCTGCAGGCCAACGGCGTGCAGCTCGACTTGTTCATGAAGGCGGTGTATTCGGGCTTTCCGTGGAGCGACCGCGTGAAGACGCGGCTGGGGCTGGGCGTGGGCGTGTCGATGGCGCAGCGGGCGCCTTACATTGAGTCGTCCAGCCTGGCGGCCAACGGCAAGTCGCCCTCGCGCATGCTGAATTTCCTGGACCCGACCATCGACGTGAGCCTGGGCGACCTGATCGGCTACCGCCCGCTGAAGGAAACCTATATCGGCTTCGGCGTCTCGCACCGCTCCGGTATTTTTGGCACGTCGCGCCTGCTGGGCAATGTCAACGGCGGCTCCAACTACATCTACACCTACGTCGAGTCGGCGCTTTAA